The following proteins are co-located in the Chryseobacterium daecheongense genome:
- a CDS encoding SDR family NAD(P)-dependent oxidoreductase, with protein MDTKESFAVVTGASQGLGKAFVEHLAKKKINVILISLPGQNVAHLSEKIAETYYVKTHYYEIDLSVNENVMQITEELNRSFNIYILINNAGLGGTRKFVDATPDYINTILQVNVMATSLMTHQLLPNLLKQPKAYILNVSSMAAFSPIGFKTVYPASKTFIHSFSRGLHEELKDTNVFVSVVNPGAMKTNKDVCERIEKQGFLGKLTLLDPNKVAARCVNQLFKRDSVIMVNPISWLVMKILPIWIKLPLMTNAIKKEIEA; from the coding sequence ATGGATACTAAAGAATCATTTGCTGTTGTAACGGGAGCAAGTCAGGGATTAGGCAAGGCGTTTGTCGAGCATCTGGCTAAAAAGAAGATCAATGTTATTCTTATCAGTCTGCCTGGTCAGAATGTGGCTCATTTAAGTGAAAAAATAGCAGAAACCTATTATGTAAAAACACATTATTATGAAATTGATCTTTCTGTAAATGAAAATGTAATGCAGATAACAGAGGAGCTGAACAGGTCTTTTAATATCTACATTTTAATTAATAATGCCGGTCTGGGAGGAACCCGAAAATTTGTGGATGCTACGCCTGATTATATCAATACGATATTACAGGTCAATGTTATGGCTACTTCTTTAATGACCCATCAGCTGTTGCCTAATCTTTTGAAACAACCCAAAGCTTATATTTTAAATGTTTCCAGCATGGCTGCATTTTCACCGATTGGTTTTAAAACGGTTTATCCCGCCTCCAAAACATTTATCCATTCCTTTTCCAGGGGATTACATGAGGAACTAAAAGATACCAATGTTTTTGTGAGTGTTGTGAATCCGGGAGCGATGAAAACCAATAAAGATGTCTGCGAAAGAATTGAAAAACAGGGTTTTTTAGGAAAACTGACTTTGCTTGATCCTAATAAGGTGGCTGCACGATGTGTCAATCAGCTATTCAAAAGAGATTCTGTCATCATGGTTAATCCTATAAGTTGGCTGGTAATGAAGATATTGCCCATCTGGATTAAATTACCTTTGATGACGAATGCAATAAAAAAAGAAATAGAAGCATGA
- a CDS encoding helix-turn-helix domain-containing protein, producing MNTIELNRFIVILIYGSLVLLSLLKLANPLKVNRKANLWFGLFLFLWSTYWLDEIWSLIKVSPIEIHSILFVQFVQFFTPIMFYLSVLFFTNPSFKFKRSDVKYAVLPVIFLINLLLQRYGNFENQSFFEFTFIGLILFQAVFYTGLSYFTIRKHQKRIQQFSANTEGINLNWLEYIILILLIINIVYVIYNLFYDSTSLNAFINIAFLLVVYFVAYYSLKQKEIYPVEEKQRDELISINDENEEIKRKLISDEELSRLKTKLENVMEKEKLYLDSELNLIKLAEHLSVSTHHLSYVINTGFQKNFFQFINEYRIEHAKKLLKNNETNKLSILGIAFESGFNSKTSFNTTFKKFTDQTPSEFKK from the coding sequence ATGAATACAATAGAGTTGAATCGTTTTATCGTCATACTTATCTATGGTTCATTGGTTTTGCTTTCTTTGCTAAAACTGGCCAATCCCCTTAAAGTTAACCGAAAAGCCAACCTATGGTTTGGTTTGTTTCTTTTTTTGTGGTCTACGTATTGGCTGGATGAAATTTGGTCACTGATCAAAGTTTCTCCGATAGAAATTCATTCCATTCTTTTTGTTCAGTTCGTTCAGTTTTTTACACCCATTATGTTTTATCTCAGTGTTTTATTTTTTACAAATCCTTCATTTAAGTTTAAGAGGTCGGACGTAAAATATGCTGTTTTACCTGTTATTTTTCTGATCAATTTGTTGTTACAACGTTACGGAAACTTTGAAAACCAATCTTTTTTTGAGTTTACATTTATAGGATTGATATTATTCCAGGCGGTATTTTATACAGGGCTTTCTTATTTTACCATACGGAAACATCAAAAGAGAATTCAGCAATTCTCTGCTAATACGGAAGGGATCAATCTTAATTGGCTGGAGTATATTATTCTCATTCTTTTGATTATCAATATCGTATATGTTATCTACAATCTTTTCTATGATTCTACATCATTAAATGCTTTCATCAATATAGCTTTTCTTTTAGTGGTTTATTTTGTAGCGTATTACTCGCTGAAGCAAAAAGAAATTTATCCTGTTGAGGAAAAACAACGGGATGAGCTCATATCCATTAATGATGAAAATGAGGAAATCAAACGAAAACTCATTTCTGATGAAGAATTATCCCGGCTTAAAACAAAGCTTGAAAATGTAATGGAAAAAGAAAAACTTTACCTGGATAGTGAGCTGAATTTAATTAAGCTTGCAGAACACTTGTCTGTTTCTACTCATCATTTATCGTATGTGATCAATACCGGCTTTCAAAAAAACTTTTTTCAGTTCATTAATGAATATAGAATTGAGCATGCTAAAAAGTTGCTGAAAAATAATGAGACCAATAAGCTTTCCATTTTAGGGATTGCTTTCGAATCCGGATTCAATTCCAAGACTTCATTTAATACCACCTTCAAAAAATTCACTGATCAGACCCCTTCTGAGTTTAAAAAATAA
- a CDS encoding rhomboid family intramembrane serine protease, with protein MNILLLVIIATSIISFIAFNNHGIFEKYKFNVGAIQNRKEYIRLLSAGFLHADLMHLLFNMMTLYFFGPIVMEGFGNLGFIIVYFGSILLGNMFSLFIYQKQPWYSAIGASGGVSGILFAGIALIPDLKIYIFFIPIGIPGYIFGLLYFSYSVYMMLNPRQHDNIGHAAHLGGAFFGLLYAVINQPERAMDNGLYIGIMAIPLLYLSYEIFVRKRIG; from the coding sequence ATGAATATCTTATTATTAGTTATTATAGCTACCAGTATTATCAGCTTTATTGCTTTTAATAATCATGGTATTTTCGAAAAGTATAAATTTAATGTAGGAGCTATCCAAAACAGGAAAGAGTACATCCGTCTCCTTTCTGCAGGTTTCCTTCATGCAGATTTAATGCATCTTCTGTTTAATATGATGACCCTTTATTTCTTTGGGCCTATCGTAATGGAAGGTTTTGGAAATCTGGGTTTCATAATTGTATACTTTGGTTCTATACTGCTCGGAAATATGTTTTCCCTGTTTATCTATCAGAAGCAGCCATGGTATTCTGCTATTGGAGCGAGTGGAGGGGTTTCAGGGATATTATTTGCCGGAATTGCACTTATTCCTGATCTTAAAATATATATATTCTTTATTCCTATCGGAATTCCGGGCTATATTTTCGGGCTTCTTTATTTCAGCTATTCCGTCTATATGATGCTTAATCCCAGACAACATGATAATATAGGTCATGCAGCACATCTTGGCGGAGCCTTTTTTGGTTTGCTATATGCGGTGATCAATCAACCTGAAAGAGCAATGGATAACGGTTTGTATATTGGCATTATGGCGATTCCGCTCCTGTACTTAAGCTATGAAATTTTTGTCAGGAAAAGAATAGGATAA
- the prmC gene encoding peptide chain release factor N(5)-glutamine methyltransferase, with the protein MTISEFKIHFKKELSDLYTASESAFLFSVFVEKLIGFDQFQQRRFSHQELLSDDEKELQKITAELKTGKPYQHILGETEFYGMTFFVNENVLIPRPETEELLEIAIDTIQRSFSEQKDLKILDIGTGSGVIPLVLKKHFPDADVSSIDFSEAALETARRNAVFHGLDVRFMYGDYLNFKLTENYDVIISNPPYIGIEEEVEIEYSVKGFEPQMALFSPTSDALIFYRKIAEDSKKNLNGNGLLFLEINQKLGAETLELYSFFSEAHLVKDLSGNDRFITGKR; encoded by the coding sequence ATGACAATTTCAGAATTTAAAATCCATTTCAAAAAAGAGCTGAGTGATCTGTATACAGCATCTGAAAGTGCTTTCCTGTTTTCTGTTTTTGTTGAAAAATTAATCGGATTTGATCAGTTCCAGCAAAGACGGTTTTCTCATCAGGAGTTGCTATCTGATGATGAAAAAGAGCTTCAGAAAATAACCGCAGAGCTAAAAACCGGTAAACCTTACCAACATATCCTAGGTGAAACGGAATTTTATGGGATGACATTTTTTGTGAACGAAAATGTTTTAATACCACGCCCCGAAACAGAAGAACTGCTTGAGATAGCCATTGATACAATCCAAAGGTCGTTTTCTGAACAGAAAGATCTTAAGATTCTTGATATTGGTACAGGAAGCGGAGTTATTCCTTTGGTTCTTAAAAAACATTTTCCGGATGCCGATGTTTCATCTATAGATTTTTCAGAAGCAGCTTTAGAAACAGCAAGAAGAAATGCTGTTTTTCATGGGCTGGATGTTCGTTTTATGTATGGTGACTATCTGAATTTTAAGCTTACTGAAAATTATGATGTCATTATTTCCAATCCTCCTTACATCGGGATTGAAGAAGAAGTTGAAATTGAATATTCTGTGAAAGGATTTGAACCACAAATGGCACTCTTCTCTCCTACTTCTGATGCTTTGATCTTTTACAGGAAAATCGCTGAAGACTCGAAAAAGAACCTGAACGGAAACGGATTGTTATTTTTAGAAATTAATCAAAAATTAGGGGCAGAAACCCTGGAGCTTTATTCTTTCTTTTCGGAGGCTCATCTTGTAAAAGATTTGTCTGGAAATGACAGGTTTATAACGGGAAAAAGATAG
- the yaaA gene encoding peroxide stress protein YaaA, translating to MKIITSPAKLMNVENSTDLLRSTTPKFIEEAEFIQSFLKHKSPKYLSELMEISPKLADENWERNQNWKANPKPKESAPAMFAFTGEVYRGLDAKTLDKSAVDYLQKNYRMLSGLYGLLKPSDKVMLYRLEMGRHFEFDQYKNLYEFWREKITDQLNSEMKKNEILLQLASNEYGKVIDRKKLNHKVIDFDFYELKDGKLKTIVVYTKHARGLVVRFCAETNAQTLDDVKAFNYEGYMIDEEKSTDTKLVFTR from the coding sequence ATGAAAATCATTACATCACCGGCTAAATTAATGAACGTAGAAAACTCAACTGACCTGTTGAGATCCACTACCCCGAAATTCATTGAAGAGGCAGAATTTATACAATCATTTTTAAAACATAAATCACCTAAGTATCTTTCCGAACTCATGGAGATCTCTCCTAAGCTGGCAGATGAAAACTGGGAAAGAAATCAAAACTGGAAAGCAAATCCAAAGCCTAAAGAATCTGCACCGGCTATGTTTGCGTTCACCGGAGAAGTATACAGAGGGCTGGATGCCAAAACCCTGGATAAAAGTGCCGTGGATTATCTGCAGAAAAATTACAGAATGCTTTCAGGTCTTTATGGCTTGTTAAAACCTTCTGATAAAGTCATGTTGTACCGACTTGAAATGGGCCGTCATTTTGAATTTGATCAATACAAAAATCTATATGAGTTCTGGAGAGAGAAAATTACAGATCAGCTGAACTCAGAAATGAAGAAAAATGAGATTCTGCTTCAACTGGCAAGTAATGAATATGGAAAAGTAATTGACCGGAAAAAACTGAACCATAAAGTAATTGATTTCGATTTTTATGAATTAAAAGACGGAAAATTAAAAACGATTGTTGTGTATACCAAACACGCCAGAGGTCTTGTTGTAAGATTCTGTGCTGAAACCAATGCCCAAACGCTGGACGATGTTAAAGCCTTTAATTATGAAGGTTATATGATCGACGAAGAAAAATCTACAGATACCAAATTGGTTTTTACAAGATAA
- a CDS encoding 5-carboxymethyl-2-hydroxymuconate Delta-isomerase: protein MPHFIIDCSENILDQKSPGEIMNAVYETAENSGLFAKGDIKVRLTPFKYYKMDDGKESFIHIFGNIMGGRTIEQKASLSRQIIERLNLMFPDIPILSINIQEFEAATYCNKSLINPANMNKDRHFPGH from the coding sequence ATGCCACATTTTATCATAGATTGCTCAGAAAATATTTTAGATCAGAAATCTCCCGGTGAAATAATGAATGCAGTTTACGAGACTGCAGAAAACTCCGGACTTTTTGCAAAAGGAGACATCAAAGTGAGATTAACGCCTTTTAAATATTATAAGATGGATGATGGAAAGGAAAGCTTTATCCATATTTTCGGAAATATTATGGGAGGAAGAACTATAGAACAAAAGGCCAGCTTATCCAGACAAATAATAGAACGACTGAACCTGATGTTTCCGGATATACCTATTCTGTCTATCAATATACAGGAGTTTGAAGCAGCGACTTATTGCAATAAATCTTTAATCAACCCTGCAAATATGAATAAGGACAGACATTTTCCTGGTCACTGA
- a CDS encoding DUF4180 domain-containing protein: protein MELKAHQVNGIKVAEVISDNHVIKSAQDGIDLLGNAYYQGFDKVIIYEKNITPEFFDLKTKIAGDILQKFSNYRMGLAIIGDFSQYESKSMKDFIFESNKTRHINFVETLKEALEKFSK, encoded by the coding sequence ATGGAACTTAAAGCTCACCAGGTCAATGGTATCAAAGTAGCGGAAGTGATTTCCGACAACCACGTGATAAAATCAGCACAGGACGGTATCGATCTATTAGGTAACGCCTACTATCAGGGGTTTGATAAGGTGATTATCTATGAGAAAAATATAACCCCGGAATTCTTTGACCTCAAGACTAAAATTGCCGGCGATATTCTCCAGAAGTTCTCCAATTACAGAATGGGATTAGCCATTATAGGAGATTTTAGTCAATATGAAAGTAAAAGTATGAAAGATTTTATTTTTGAAAGCAATAAAACCAGGCATATTAATTTTGTTGAAACGTTGAAAGAGGCTTTGGAGAAGTTTTCAAAGTAG
- a CDS encoding NAD-dependent epimerase/dehydratase family protein codes for MKKVFVTGSTGLLGTHVVKKLLRDGYFVIALVRQKSRYYGQEDENLRLVEGSLFSDVSSHLKLVDFVIHIAAETGQDLLSYGEYRKTNYDAVVHLFSQSVEAGVKKFLFVSTANTMGYGNLDELGHESSGQKYPFTKSYYARSKSEAEGFLFRNNKTTEVVILNPTFMIGPYDWKPSSGKIIYWVWKKNLVFYPSGGKNFVHVEDVAFGIVNAIERGKNGERYLLGHENLKYKDFFKKVNLITHQNPLLLPLPDFILILLGITGDLLRSLNVKTNLSSPNMKALRIDNYYTNCKSIEQLNLEYQSVDKAIADAIDFFQNKEYTTLKTSPKPLSTFQQN; via the coding sequence ATGAAAAAAGTTTTTGTTACCGGTAGTACCGGGCTTTTAGGAACTCATGTTGTTAAAAAATTATTAAGAGATGGTTATTTTGTTATTGCTTTGGTGCGGCAGAAAAGTCGCTATTATGGTCAGGAAGATGAAAACCTCCGGTTAGTTGAGGGAAGTTTGTTTTCTGATGTTTCCTCGCATCTTAAACTGGTGGATTTCGTCATTCATATTGCTGCTGAAACTGGGCAGGATCTGCTTTCCTATGGGGAATACAGAAAAACAAATTATGATGCCGTGGTTCATTTGTTTTCACAGTCAGTTGAAGCCGGGGTTAAAAAGTTCTTATTTGTAAGTACTGCGAATACGATGGGATATGGGAATCTTGACGAATTAGGTCATGAAAGCTCCGGTCAAAAATATCCCTTCACAAAATCTTATTATGCCCGAAGTAAATCAGAAGCTGAGGGTTTTCTTTTCCGAAACAACAAAACCACTGAAGTTGTTATTCTAAATCCGACGTTTATGATCGGGCCTTATGACTGGAAGCCCAGCTCGGGGAAAATTATTTATTGGGTATGGAAAAAAAATCTGGTTTTTTACCCATCCGGAGGAAAGAATTTTGTTCATGTGGAAGACGTTGCCTTTGGGATTGTTAATGCCATCGAAAGGGGAAAAAACGGAGAGCGATATCTTTTAGGGCATGAGAATTTAAAATATAAAGACTTCTTTAAAAAAGTAAATCTGATTACCCATCAAAACCCTTTATTGCTTCCACTTCCGGATTTCATTCTGATACTTTTGGGAATAACAGGGGATTTACTAAGATCACTGAATGTAAAGACGAATCTAAGCTCACCCAACATGAAAGCTTTGAGAATAGATAATTATTATACCAACTGCAAGTCAATAGAACAATTAAACCTGGAATACCAGTCCGTAGATAAAGCAATTGCCGATGCGATAGATTTTTTTCAGAATAAAGAATATACTACTTTGAAAACTTCTCCAAAGCCTCTTTCAACGTTTCAACAAAATTAA